The following are encoded in a window of Rissa tridactyla isolate bRisTri1 chromosome 3, bRisTri1.patW.cur.20221130, whole genome shotgun sequence genomic DNA:
- the LOC128907952 gene encoding uncharacterized protein LOC128907952 isoform X1, with product MIFGAHKSINCDARPLVYASKELKILTMTPIFEGFSEETGKTTGCCCAPTALFRLPEKISFFQTEETQIPQPFFIREMFQSPNHLGSPLLYPLQQFPVLLEGCFCRGKEEDARCWMVGLEVEKLDIHGFGTLFQSLSGYLFRRDVDLADGPLDGWSHLKSCRQQLDVQRPVTSGIPQGLVLGPVLFNIFDGNMHSGIECTLSKFADDTKLFGVVNKLEGRDANQRDLDRLEKWDHVNLMKFNQAKCKVLYVGQGNSKHK from the exons ATGATATTTG GAGCTCATAAATCAATTAACTGTGATGCACGGCCTCTTGTTTATGCAAGTAAAGAACTGAAGATTTTAACTATGACACCAATTTTTGAAGGCTTTTCAGAGGAGACCGGGAAAACTACAG GCTGCTGTTGTGCTCCGACAGCCCTCTTCCGGCTCCCAGAAAAG atttcttttttccagactgaagagacccaaatccctcagcctttcttcataagagagatgtttcagtcccctaatcatcttggtagccctttgctgtaccctctccagcagttccctgtccttcttgaaggATGTTTCTGCAGAGGTAAAGAGGAGGATGCTCGGTGCTGGATGGTGGGACTGGAGGTTGAGAAG TTGGATATTCATGGCTTTGGCACGTTATTCCAGTCACTTTCTGGATACCTGTTCAG gagagacgtggatttggcGGATGGACCACTAGATGGATGGTCACACTTAAAGAGTTGCAggcaacagctcgatgtccagaGACCAGTGACAAgcggcattcctcaggggttggtgctgggaccagtgctgtttaacatctttgatgGCAACATgcatagtgggattgagtgcaccctcagcaagtttgctgacgacaccaagctgtttGGAGTGGTAAACaaactggaggggagggatgccaaccagagggacctggacaggcttgagaagtgggaccatgtgaacctcatgaagttcaatcaagccaagtgcaaggtcctgtatgtgggtcagggcaattccaagcacaaatag
- the LOC128907952 gene encoding uncharacterized protein LOC128907952 isoform X2, which produces MTPIFEGFSEETGKTTGCCCAPTALFRLPEKISFFQTEETQIPQPFFIREMFQSPNHLGSPLLYPLQQFPVLLEGCFCRGKEEDARCWMVGLEVEKLDIHGFGTLFQSLSGYLFRRDVDLADGPLDGWSHLKSCRQQLDVQRPVTSGIPQGLVLGPVLFNIFDGNMHSGIECTLSKFADDTKLFGVVNKLEGRDANQRDLDRLEKWDHVNLMKFNQAKCKVLYVGQGNSKHK; this is translated from the exons ATGACACCAATTTTTGAAGGCTTTTCAGAGGAGACCGGGAAAACTACAG GCTGCTGTTGTGCTCCGACAGCCCTCTTCCGGCTCCCAGAAAAG atttcttttttccagactgaagagacccaaatccctcagcctttcttcataagagagatgtttcagtcccctaatcatcttggtagccctttgctgtaccctctccagcagttccctgtccttcttgaaggATGTTTCTGCAGAGGTAAAGAGGAGGATGCTCGGTGCTGGATGGTGGGACTGGAGGTTGAGAAG TTGGATATTCATGGCTTTGGCACGTTATTCCAGTCACTTTCTGGATACCTGTTCAG gagagacgtggatttggcGGATGGACCACTAGATGGATGGTCACACTTAAAGAGTTGCAggcaacagctcgatgtccagaGACCAGTGACAAgcggcattcctcaggggttggtgctgggaccagtgctgtttaacatctttgatgGCAACATgcatagtgggattgagtgcaccctcagcaagtttgctgacgacaccaagctgtttGGAGTGGTAAACaaactggaggggagggatgccaaccagagggacctggacaggcttgagaagtgggaccatgtgaacctcatgaagttcaatcaagccaagtgcaaggtcctgtatgtgggtcagggcaattccaagcacaaatag